GTGTCGCGGCCAGGGCGCCGATGGCAAACAGTAACGAATCGCCGGGCAGAAAGGGCGTCACCACGAGGCCGGTTTCGCAGAAAATCACCAGAAACAACAGGACGTACAACCAACCGCCAAGCTGACCGCCCAGGGCGTTGAGGTGTTTGTCGAGGTGCAGGACGAGATCGAGGAGGTATTTGAGCAGTTCCATCATCGGGTCTGGTGCGCGGGTTCAGCGTTGCCGGTTCGGCGCAGTGGGCGTGGCAGTTGCCGGTTTGGTCTCGGCTTCGCCCGACGGGGTAAGCGTTCCCTGGATGAAAACAGCCGGGACTTCTTTCATGTCCTTACCGTCGCCGGTCACGATCCGTTTAAGCGACGACTGGCGATATTCCGCATCAGCAACCGTCAGGGTGTAGCGCCCTTCCTGCTGGGGTTCAAGCCGGTTGGGGACAAGGTAGATGGTGCGGCGTTCCGGGGGTGCGCCTTCCGGCTGACGGGGATACAGCTCAATCTCGGCCCGCAGTTCATAGAGCGTCTCGTTGGTGATGTTTTTGACGAGACCGGCAATCGTGACCATACGGACGACTTTTCCACCGGCTCCCTTCGGCGCGGAAGAATAGGCGTTGGCATACTGGCGCACTTCCACCTGCTTGACCGGAAGCGGCGGCGGAGGCGGCGACTCAAGCCCCAGGGCGCGTGGAATGGCGGCCACGCGCTCCGCCCAGGCCGGGGGCAGCAGCCAATGGCGCACGGTGGGGAAAAAGACGACAACCAACCCGCCCAGCACGACGGCATACACCACCAGACTCACCCCAAGCCAGGCTGCCTCGCGCCGAATCCCGGTCGGGCGATCATCGGCCAGAAAGCGCGGTGGCGCAACTGAAGACGCGGACGGCGACCCGGCCGGTGGCAACGTCCCGGCCGGTGGTTGCGGGCGTACGGCCGGCACCTGCTGCACGGGCAGCGGTAGCGGCGGTGCAGGCGGTGCCACCGCCGGAGCAGAAGCATCAGGGCGGGGCTGGTCCGTGACGGCGGCATCCCTGGCTTCCCAGCTCAGGGCCAAAGTTTCCGCGGCCGTAATGACGGCCGTGGTCGCGGCCGAGGTCGCTGGCGTCACAGGTGCCGGCTTCGGGGGGGCTGCCGCGTCTGGCGTTGCCTTCGGTGCCGCTGCCGGTGGGCGCAGGGACTTCCGCTGGACGGGAAGCCGCTCGGTCAAACCGGCACGCGGCGCAGGGGGCACGTTTTCCGGCTCAGACAGCGGCGGCGGGGGCGATGGAGGCAACGGACCTGTCGGGCGGCCGCCCAGTGGACCCGTTGTCTTCGGGGGAGCCGGAGGTGGCGCGGCTGACTGGGCGAGTTGCGCCCGGATGTCATCGGCAAGCAAACCCGGCGGGGTGGAGGAAGGTTCAGCGGTGGAAGCCCCGGCCACCGGTGCGGGCATCAGGGGCGTTGTGGCTGCGTCCGGGTCAGGCAGGGCCGCCGCTTCGGAGTGGAGGCCGACTTCAGGCGCTGGGGCCGGTGGGTGCACAGGCTGATCACTCGTGACCATGGGGCGGATTTCAACCGGGAGCACCGGCGCGGCGTGAGGCGCCGGCGAGGGCGTTGCCGGGGCAGACGGAGCGTTTTCTGATTCTGACCAGTAGGCGGCGATGTCTTCGGCCACGGCTCCCGACGGCGCTGACGCCGGGGTAGCGCGCAGGGCGGGTGGTGGTTCTGCCGGAGCGGTCGGGACAGGCGGAGCCGGCAGCGGGGCCTCCACGGACATTTCAGCAGCAAGCGCCGGGGCCGCCGCCGGGGGTGTCTCACCGGAGACCAATCCGAGCAGGCCGTCGTCGCCAACCTCCCGTTGGTCAGGAGTCGCCCGCAGGCTTTGCCAGGCCACCCACAACAGCACCAGGGCCAGCAGGACGAAAAACACCACCAGCGTCACGCCGGCAATAAACCACCACTCGGCGGCCGGCATGAGCAAACCGGGGCTAACAAGGGTTTTGAGTACAAGCATCAGGATTCGCCGTTGAGGTGTTTGATGATGGCTTCAAGGATTTCATTTTCCTTGACGCCCTTGGACGGACATTCAACCCAGACGCCGCCGGTTTCGGTCTGGTATTCGCCTTCGATACGGGCATAGACCGTCAACTGGGTGCGCTGGGGATCAAGCGGCAAGGCTTCCAACTGCAAGGCATAGCGTCCGCGCACCCAGGTGAAGTTCCCGCCGCCGGGACGGCGCGCGATGAACTCCAGGTTGGCGCCGGAAGTCAACGCGCCACGGGTGAAAATGACCGGTTTGGTCACGAGGCGTCCGGGCTTTTCGGCGCTCAGCTTTTCATCCAGGACAAGTTCGCGGTCACTGAGCACCTGCCGGATGGCGTCAAGCAGTGTGTCGCGCGGCACGTTGAAGGTGTAAGGGTTGGGCAGCATGGGCTTTCTTTCCTTGCCCCGCCCCCAACTGATCTGCCCGGTGGCCGGGGCGAACCACCCACCGGCGAGCACCCCCAGCAGCAGTCCCACGAGGAGCATCCATCCCTGAAAGTTTGTCGTCCTGGTCATCCGAAACCCCTTTGTGCGCGGCGGCACGGTAGATGTCTGGCTGGCATTACCTCAAATCCAGCCCCCAGCATAGGGTGGCACCAAACACTATGGTAGCATTTCACGGCGGACTGCGGCCTCACGTTCCAGCGGATGTTCCCGCGCCGTGAAACGTTTTCCCAACGATGGAGAACCATGACTGACCATTTTTCTGTTGCCGATTTTCAGCGTGCGGCCGACATCGCCTGGATTCTGGAACACTGCCGCCGGATTGCGGTCGTCGGGCTGTCATCCAAACCGGACCGCGCCAGTCATGGCGTGAGCCGGTTCATGCTCGAATGGGGCTACGACATCACCCCGGTCAACCCCATGGAAGTCACGGTTTTCGGGCGTCCGAGCTACCCCGATTTGGCTTCCATCCCCGGTGAGGTGGATTTGGTCAACGTTTTCCGGCGCCCGGAAGATGTGCCACCGATTGTCGAGGCGGCCATTGACAAGGGCGCCAAAGCCCTGTGGCTCCAGCTTGGGGTTGTTCACCCCAGCGTCCAGCGGGCGCGGGAGGCCGGTCTGCGCGTGGTTGTGGATCGCTGCCTGATGATTGAACGGCAGCACCTGGGCTGACCCCGGTGGTTCGAGCAGGGTGAAGGTTTCAAAGAACCGCTGCACGTCGTCCCGGTCCAGCTCGATGGGAAAGGTTGTGATGACGGCCAGTTGGTAGAGGCGTGGCGCAGCAAAGATGAAGTCCACGCGGCCAAAGATGGCCTTGTCATCGCGCATACCACCGAAGAAAACGGCGCGCGCCGGATGGCCCTGAACGATGTAGCGGTCTTCCTGCTCGATGGCTCCCTTGTACGGGCGCAGCAACGCATCCCGCGCCGCATCCATGACCTGATCCGGCGTGGCGTCTTTCAGTTCCAGGCGGGTAAAGGTTCTGACGGCCACGCTGCACAGGGTTTCATTGGCCGACAGGCTGGTGAATGCAATGACGGAGCCGTTGGCGCTGTCCTCACGCCTGGGCTGCTCGAAGCCGCGCGGCAGACGGACGCGGAAACCGCCGTCGGTTGAAACGAGTTCAAAACCGGTGCGGGGCTTGTCATCCGGGCGTTCCCGCTGCCGTCCGCTCTGGGCTGGCACAGCCCCGACCGCGGCCATCAACCAGTACACCGTCAGGAATACAACACACCACCTCATCGCCATAACCTCGCCTGATGGACTCTTCGCCACGGCAGCCGCTCTACCCCGGCCCGGCATCCCTGGCACCCCGTCACCAGACACCCGTGCGGCCAGCGTAGGTTTCAACGCGCAGGATGTCGCCATTCGTTTCAAACGTCACCGCACCGTCCCGTCCGGTATGCCACTGCGCGGCCCGGGGCAGAAGCGCCGCATAGCGATTCACCACCTCCGGGTGGGGATGCCCGAAGGGGGACTGTCGCGGTGCGCTGAAGACCACGTGTGCCGCCCGCGTGGCCCCGATGAAGTCAACCGAACTCGAACTGCGGCTGCCATGATGGGGTGCTTTCACGACATCGCAGGTGAGGTTGGCTGGTTGGGCCACAAGCTGGCGTTCCGCCGCAGCTTCGATGTCGCCCGTGAGAAGGAAGGTGCGCCGGCCGTACTCGACCCGCAGAACGAGGGAATCCTCGTTGGTGCCGGTCGGGACCGCTCCGGCCGGCGGCCAGAGAAAAGTCAGGGTGACATTGCCAAGCTGAAGGCGCTGACCAGTGCCAACGGCCTGGCGTGGAATAGCCCGGCGATCAAGTGCCTGCACCAACCGCCGAAATACCGGGTCATCCAGGCGCGCTGGCCCGTGCCAGACTTGGCCCCATTCAAAACCGTCCACCAGCGGGATGAGTCCCCCGACGTGGTCGGTATCGGGGTGTGTGGCCACCACGGCGTCAAGCCGTCTGATACCACGCGCCCACAGGCAGCGGGCAACGACGCGCTCGCCGATGTCCGGGCGGTCTTCACGGAAGCCATCCAGCCGGGAGCGGCCGCGGTCGGACTGGCCGCCGCCATCCACGAGGATGGTTTCACCGGTTGGGAACTCCAGCAGGATGCTGTCTCCCTGCCCGACATCCAGGAACGTCACCCGCAGCCAGCCGGCCGGCGGCATGCGCCAGGCGCGCGGCGGAGCCACACTCAGCCAACCGAAAACGACACACAGCGCAGCCCCCAGCATGACCGGGGCAACCCGGTGTCGGCGGCCGGAAGGCGGTGCCAGCGGTTGCCACCGCTCAAGCGCCACAACCAGCAGGAGACACCCCAGGGCAAAGCCGCCATACAGCGCAAGCCCCCACCCTTCCCAGTGCGGCACCCGCCAGCTTCCCCACCGGCTTCCTACTTCGGCCACCCGGACAAGCCAGTGAACACTCCCGGCGACCAGCCATTTGACAAGCACGGCACCCGGCGGGAAGACCGCCAGCAGGGCGAAGTACGCCAGCGTGGACAACAACACGACACTCATCATGAGTTCCGCCACCAGTGTCGCCACCCCGCCGCCCGGCGTGAGACGGTTGAAGTAGAAGAGGTTGAGGGGCAACAGGACGATTTGCACACAGGTGCTCACCAGCAGCAGCCCAAAAGCCCACCGCAACCCGGTTTGAAGGTTCCAGTCGCCAAAGCCAAGGCGTTCAAGCCGCGCCGCCCAGGGGGATTTCTCCAGACGGTACGTCACCGGTTCACCCCGCATCCGGGCCTGAAACGCCGAAGGTCGCCAAAAGAGGGCCTCGGCCAGACGGCGGATGAAACGCGGCGCATGGGGCGGATAGGGACTGGTACGTTTCGGCTGCCAGGCACCAATGGCCCGCAAACGGGCATGGATGGGCGCGGCCACGCCGACGAGCGCCAGGACTGCGCCGAATGTCAACTGAAAACTCGCGGCAAAAAGGTTCGAGGGCTGCGTCACCAGCAGCACACAGGCGCAGGCCCCCAGAATATTCAACCAGTGCGGCCGGCGATACCACAGACCGACGAACTGCCAGATGGAAACCGCCACCACGGCCCGCCAGACCGGCGGATCGAGGCCGACCAACAGGGCGTAGCTCCACGCCGCAGCCAGCACAACTAGCGCCACGGCCCAGCGGTGGATGCCAAAACGGGTCAGTATCCAGGCTATGAGTCCGGCGACCAGGGCAAAATGCGAACCCGAAATGACAAGCAGGTGAAACGTCCCGCTTTGACGGAATGCATCAGACCAGGTGGCATCCAGAAAGCGCTCACTCCCCAGCACGACTCCCGCCAGCAACCCGGCAGTGCGGGCGTCAAAATCCCGCTGCAACTGGCAGGTGGCATGCAGCCGCAGTTTTTTCAGCCACGAGCCAGCCGGTGAAGCCGTGGGGCGCAGGCGTGTCAGGGCGATGACCTGCCCCTGGGCATCGTAGCCACGCCAGTCGAGATAGTCACCGACCGCGTAGCTTCCCGGATTGGCGTGGCGTCCCCGGCGACCAAGCGTAGCCGTGACGGCAAGCAGGTCGCCTGGCGTCAGGTTTGCCTGCTCCCATTCGTGGACCTGCTCCGGGCGGGTCAGCGGCAGCACCAGGCGCACCCGTCCACGCGCTGGGACGGGGGCGGCCGACGGTGTTGACTGGAGGGTGGCGACATCCACATCGAAGGACAAACGTCCAACCGCCGGTTCTGGCCAGTCAACAAGACAGCCTGTCAGTTGAAGGGAGGCATCCGGCGGCAGCATCCGCAGCCGGACGCGCACCCGGTCAGGGGCTTCCCGCGCCGCCTGTTCCAGGGCAGCACACCAGGCCCCACCCAGCACTGTACACAGGACCGCCAGGCGCAACCCGGACTCCGGTGCAAAGGAAGGCTGCCGTCGCCGGCTGGCCCACAGCAGCCAGACACTGAAACATCCCAGTCCCCACCACCAGGGCGAGGTTTCAGGCAGCCAGGAGGCCAGCCAGATGCCGACACTCAACCCGACCGCCGCCCAAAACAACGGGCTGTGACGACAGGCACTCGGCCGTCTGAGGCTCTGGCTTGACATGTTCGCAACCATTCACTTAGTTTCCATGCCAAATTAGAGAAAAGCCAACCCCGTACGGCTCCTGCAAGCTGAGCTTTACACTTGAGCGTTTCTGGTCGGTTTTGACCGCTTACCGCAGGGTATTCGCAAAATGTCAGCAAAACTTGGTGAAGTCCTCCTCAAGGAGGGACTGATCACGCCCCAGCAGTTGAAGGAAGCGCTTGACTACCAGCGGGCTCATGGTGGTCGGCTTGGTTCCATTTTCGTCTCGCTGGGGATAGTGCAGGACGAGGCCATCACGGCCGTTCTGAGCCGGCAATACGGTGTTCCGGCTGTCAACCTCGATCTGTTTGATGTTGACCCAAATGCCGTCCGGCTTTTGCCCGAAGAAACCGCCCGCAAGTACATGGTCATGCCGTTGGCGCGCAACGGTTCGACGATGACGCTGGCGATGGTGGACCCGGCCAATGTCTTCGCCATTGACGACATCAAGTTCATGACGGGTCTCAACATCGAGCAGGTCGTCGTTTCAGAGCTTTCACTCGAACGCGCCCTGGCGCGCTACTACGCCCCGGAAAAGGGACTCGTTCTGGCAGAGAAGATGAGCGAGTTCTCGGCCGGACTCAACGACCAGTTCAGCCTCAGCAGCCTCGCCGGCGGAGCCAATGTCCCCGCCACAGCGCCCGTCAACCTTGATGAGGCCATGAGCGAACTCAACGAGGCGCTGGGCGACACCGATCTCGAAGTCAGTGAATCCAATGAGGATGTCCTCGACCTCAGCGCCGCCTCGGCCGATGAAGCACCGGTCGTCAAGCTGGTCAACATGATTTTGGTCAGCTCGCTGGAATACGGGGCAAGTGACATCCACATTGAGCCGTACGAGAAAGAGTTTCGCGTCCGCTTCCGGGTGGACGGACTGTTGCGGGAAGTCATGCGTCCGCCCATGAAAATGCGCGCCGGGCTGACCTCGCGCATCAAGATCATGGCCAAACTGGACATTGCCGAGACGCGCCTTCCCCAGGACGGACGTATCAAAATCAAACTCAAACGCGACACCGGCGTGCGCGACCTGGATTTCCGGGTCTCGACGCTCCCCACCCTCTGGGGTGAAAAAATCGTGCTTCGGCTGCTCGACAAGGAAAAGCTGATGCTCGATATGACCAAGCTGGGGTTCGAGCCGGAAAGCCTTGAAAAATTCAAGCGCCAAATTGCCAAACCCTACGGCATGGTGCTGGTGACAGGTCCCACCGGATCGGGGAAAACCAACACGCTCTACTCGGCACTGGCCAGCCTCAACACACCGGATACCAACATCATGACGGCGGAAGACCCGGTTGAGTTCAACCTGACCGGCATCAACCAGGTACAGATGAAAGAACAAATCGGGTTGAACTTCGCGGCGGCGCTGCGTTCCTTCCTCCGCCAGGACCCCAACATCGTCCTTGTCGGCGAGATTCGGGACTTCGAGACGGCAGAAATTGCGGTCAAAGCCTCGC
This window of the Chloracidobacterium sp. N genome carries:
- a CDS encoding CoA-binding protein; this encodes MTDHFSVADFQRAADIAWILEHCRRIAVVGLSSKPDRASHGVSRFMLEWGYDITPVNPMEVTVFGRPSYPDLASIPGEVDLVNVFRRPEDVPPIVEAAIDKGAKALWLQLGVVHPSVQRAREAGLRVVVDRCLMIERQHLG
- the pilB gene encoding type IV-A pilus assembly ATPase PilB; this encodes MSAKLGEVLLKEGLITPQQLKEALDYQRAHGGRLGSIFVSLGIVQDEAITAVLSRQYGVPAVNLDLFDVDPNAVRLLPEETARKYMVMPLARNGSTMTLAMVDPANVFAIDDIKFMTGLNIEQVVVSELSLERALARYYAPEKGLVLAEKMSEFSAGLNDQFSLSSLAGGANVPATAPVNLDEAMSELNEALGDTDLEVSESNEDVLDLSAASADEAPVVKLVNMILVSSLEYGASDIHIEPYEKEFRVRFRVDGLLREVMRPPMKMRAGLTSRIKIMAKLDIAETRLPQDGRIKIKLKRDTGVRDLDFRVSTLPTLWGEKIVLRLLDKEKLMLDMTKLGFEPESLEKFKRQIAKPYGMVLVTGPTGSGKTNTLYSALASLNTPDTNIMTAEDPVEFNLTGINQVQMKEQIGLNFAAALRSFLRQDPNIVLVGEIRDFETAEIAVKASLTGHLVLSTLHTNDAPSTVSRLMNMGIEPFLVATSVNLIQAQRLIRRICTECKAPAKIQPPAQTLIELGFTPEEASKVVIYEGTGKTKDGRECPKCKGSGYKGRVGLYEVMEMNDELRELILIGASALELRKKAIEHGMLTLRRSGLRKIMEGITTIEEVVRETVL
- a CDS encoding ComEC/Rec2 family competence protein, yielding MSVGIWLASWLPETSPWWWGLGCFSVWLLWASRRRQPSFAPESGLRLAVLCTVLGGAWCAALEQAAREAPDRVRVRLRMLPPDASLQLTGCLVDWPEPAVGRLSFDVDVATLQSTPSAAPVPARGRVRLVLPLTRPEQVHEWEQANLTPGDLLAVTATLGRRGRHANPGSYAVGDYLDWRGYDAQGQVIALTRLRPTASPAGSWLKKLRLHATCQLQRDFDARTAGLLAGVVLGSERFLDATWSDAFRQSGTFHLLVISGSHFALVAGLIAWILTRFGIHRWAVALVVLAAAWSYALLVGLDPPVWRAVVAVSIWQFVGLWYRRPHWLNILGACACVLLVTQPSNLFAASFQLTFGAVLALVGVAAPIHARLRAIGAWQPKRTSPYPPHAPRFIRRLAEALFWRPSAFQARMRGEPVTYRLEKSPWAARLERLGFGDWNLQTGLRWAFGLLLVSTCVQIVLLPLNLFYFNRLTPGGGVATLVAELMMSVVLLSTLAYFALLAVFPPGAVLVKWLVAGSVHWLVRVAEVGSRWGSWRVPHWEGWGLALYGGFALGCLLLVVALERWQPLAPPSGRRHRVAPVMLGAALCVVFGWLSVAPPRAWRMPPAGWLRVTFLDVGQGDSILLEFPTGETILVDGGGQSDRGRSRLDGFREDRPDIGERVVARCLWARGIRRLDAVVATHPDTDHVGGLIPLVDGFEWGQVWHGPARLDDPVFRRLVQALDRRAIPRQAVGTGQRLQLGNVTLTFLWPPAGAVPTGTNEDSLVLRVEYGRRTFLLTGDIEAAAERQLVAQPANLTCDVVKAPHHGSRSSSSVDFIGATRAAHVVFSAPRQSPFGHPHPEVVNRYAALLPRAAQWHTGRDGAVTFETNGDILRVETYAGRTGVW